The following proteins are encoded in a genomic region of Gossypium hirsutum isolate 1008001.06 chromosome D05, Gossypium_hirsutum_v2.1, whole genome shotgun sequence:
- the LOC121217766 gene encoding uncharacterized protein, which translates to MGNCIRREKSTWADDETSWSLQSSPMGGDYGDDEINIMEKETRQLFGGKTDAINTREVKITISKKELEQLVHKVEMQGLTLEQLLLARMVRGGGGGDMFEFEQPRSSKPVLQSIPEVN; encoded by the coding sequence ATGGGGAACTGTATTAGACGCGAAAAGTCAACTTGGGCTGATGACGAGACCAGCTGGTCATTGCAGTCATCTCCGATGGGTGGAGATTATGGTGATGATGAGATTAACATTATGGAGAAGGAGACGAGGCAACTTTTTGGTGGGAAGACAGATGCAATTAATACCAGAGAGGTGAAGATAACAATTTCAAAGAAGGAGCTGGAGCAGTTGGTGCACAAGGTGGAGATGCAGGGCTTGACTCTTGAACAGCTACTCTTAGCCAGGATGGTGAGGGGTGGAGGAGGAGGAGATATGTTTGAGTTTGAGCAACCTCGCTCATCGAAGCCAGTGCTACAAAGTATTCCGGAGGTGAACTAG
- the LOC107905932 gene encoding uncharacterized protein — protein sequence MAKGRRLTTSRSERLLGNYGYGHSQGDSVINEEAELGEEDVWSMVDNVADRGDGGSVDNSRSQWSPHADAESNGNGNFDMRGDRRLIPRGERHVGGLSLAFEDSASTKPRIVHQFRGHDGVAAAASPRGHHIATSAPVNVPDWSKIYRVNSVEWIRDSDDGLDDAESEMVPPHEYLAREYARIKKSGGASVFEGVGRTLKGRDMRRVRDAVWSRTGFDG from the coding sequence ATGGCGAAAGGCCGGCGGTTGACCACCAGCAGAAGCGAACGGTTGCTTGGAAATTATGGTTACGGGCACAGCCAAGGGGACAGTGTCATCAATGAAGAAGCCGAGCTTGGTGAGGAAGATGTTTGGTCGATGGTTGATAACGTCGCAGACCGAGGAGACGGCGGGAGTGTCGACAATTCTCGGAGCCAGTGGAGTCCACACGCTGATGCGGAGAGTAACGGGAATGGGAACTTCGACATGAGGGGGGATCGTCGTCTAATTCCTCGGGGCGAACGCCACGTTGGTGGGCTGTCCTTGGCTTTCGAGGATTCTGCTTCGACGAAGCCTAGGATCGTGCATCAGTTTCGTGGCCATGACGGCGTGGCGGCCGCTGCTTCGCCACGAGGGCACCATATTGCCACGTCAGCTCCAGTGAACGTGCCTGACTGGAGTAAGATTTACCGGGTTAACTCGGTGGAGTGGATACGCGACTCGGACGATGGGTTGGATGACGCTGAATCGGAGATGGTGCCACCACACGAATACTTGGCGCGTGAGTACGCTCGGATTAAGAAATCTGGCGGGGCTTCGGTTTTCGAAGGCGTGGGTCGGACCCTCAAGGGCCGAGACATGAGGCGGGTCAGGGATGCAGTATGGAGCCGGACCGGGTTCGATGGCTAA
- the LOC107905931 gene encoding peroxidase 42-like precursor, protein MRKIMGAKVLFFFALLSFSAVSAFAQDEEDQGLVMNFYKDSCPQAEDIIKEQVKLLYKRHKNTAFSWLRNIFHDCAVQSCDASLLLDSTRRSLSEKETDRSFGLRNFRYIETIKEAVERECPGVVSCADILVLSAREGIVSLGGPYIPLKTGRRDGRRSRADVVEEYLPDHNETISGVLDRFAAMGIDTPGVVALLGAHSVGRTHCVKLVHRLYPEVDPALSPDHVPHMLHKCPDQIPDPKAVQYVRNDRGTPMVLDNNYYRNILDNKGLLIVDHQLAYDKRTRPYVKKMAKSQDYFFKEFSRAITLLSENNPLTGSKGEIRKQCNLANKLH, encoded by the exons ATGAGGAAAATCATGGGTGCCAAAGTTCTCTTCTTCTTTGCTTTGCTTTCCTTTTCAGCTGTGTCGGCATTTGCACAGGATGAGGAAGACCAAGGTCTTGTTATGAACTTCTACAAGGATTCTTGTCCTCAGGCTGAAGACATTATCAAGGAGCAAGTTAAGCTACTGTACAAGCGACACAAAAACACTGCTTTTTCTTGGCTGAGAAACATTTTCCATGACTGTGCTGTCCAG TCATGTGATGCTTCACTGCTGCTGGACTCCACAAGAAGGAGCTTGTCTGAGAAGGAGACAGACAGGAGCTTTGGCCTAAGGAATTTCAGGTACATTGAGACCATCAAAGAAGCTGTAGAAAGGGAATGTCCTGGAGTTGTTTCTTGTGCTGATATCCTTGTTCTGTCTGCTAGAGAAGGCATCGTTTCG TTGGGAGGCCCTTACATTCCTCTCAAAACTGGAAGAAGAGACGGTAGAAGGAGCAGAGCAGATGTTGTGGAGGAGTATCTTCCGGACCACAATGAGACCATCTCTGGCGTTCTCGACAGGTTTGCCGCCATGGGTATTGACACCCCTGGAGTCGTTGCCCTCCTAG GAGCTCACAGTGTCGGCAGAACTCACTGTGTGAAGCTGGTGCATCGGTTGTACCCAGAGGTTGACCCTGCCCTCAGCCCCGACCATGTTCCACACATGCTCCATAAATGCCCTGATCAAATCCCAGACCCCAAGGCCGTCCAGTATGTGAGAAACGATCGTGGGACACCCATGGTTTTGGACAACAACTACTACAGGAACATACTGGACAACAAGGGTTTGTTGATTGTGGATCACCAACTGGCTTACGACAAAAGGACCAGACCTTATGTGAAGAAAATGGCCAAGAGCCAAGACTATTTCTTCAAGGAGTTCTCAAGGGCCATTACTCTCCTCTCTGAGAACAATCCTCTCACTGGTAGCAAGGGTGAGATCAGGAAGCAATGCAATCTTGCAAACAAGCTTCACTAA
- the LOC107905930 gene encoding tRNA wybutosine-synthesizing protein 2/3/4, producing the protein MDFDKRKASTLASLSSNEADKSPKGSLDTPIIPLINALNNHLSYFTTSSCSGRISILSQPKPNPSSNNPTKKKARGGTWLFITHDTADSDSVISILFSDSTKLIQDSELVFRFEPLIIAVECRDLSSAQSLVSLAIACGFRESGITSVSKRLIVGIRCSIRLEVPLGDTQKIMVSEDYLKFLVGVANEKMEANWKRTEGFLRAFRKSQDGTLENATGSKCSVSGGDCNEGQDGLERSFVDAQNIVPSEKASFSRESLVETEGIPGCSLSISQMVIAGEPIERLFLWGHSTCTLESTNKAEVLIFGGFGGSGSHARRHDSFLLDPLHGTLREINVAGRPSPRLGHTASLIGDCMYVIGGRADPTNILSELWILNTLKNEWRLLDCIGSAFPPRHRHAAAAVGSKIYVFGGLNNDAISSSLHVLDTNTLQCEELIAHGEQPCARHSHSMVAYGSKLFMFGGYYGEALGDLYSFDTLTCSWEVEKVGGRSPYARFSHSMFVYKNFIGIIGGCPVTQHCQELTLLDMRSLVWKHVTLSSMDKALFVRSTANVVRDDLIMVGGGAACYAFGTKFSEPMKINLFPLLSLDDHDSSRKLGENEVIKEEEGMMENGNVLLQAPHVGTGSPQHPEMQSLNVETQTGQIDASSWVVKLEKKHAKLGKDILKKFGWLDLERKVYAQEDGLFISFPVTEKFCAIFSEDRFEVLSDHHPSKPFRAESLLLNDMSSSVALDILKEYGATKLPDELVQKRKACKSPLKIMTEAVASLIRQKGLSDKLLEQLPNRWERIGDIVVLPISSFRDPIWNSIGEELWPIIAKSLNTCRLARQGRVAANGTRDSTLEILVGDNGWVDHCENGILYSFDATKCMFSWGNLSEKIRMASSDCTDAVIVDLFAGIGYFVLPFLVRAKAKLVYACEWNPHAIEALKRNLEANSVSDRCIILEGDNQITAPKGVADRVCLGLLPSSEGSWLTAVRALRSNGGILHVHGNVKDTEVELWANHVSKSISEIARSEGHRWEVTIDHVEKVKWYAPHIRHLVADVKCRRI; encoded by the exons ATGGACTTTGACAAGAGGAAGGCATCAACGTTAGCTTCACTGAGCTCCAATGAAGCAGATAAATCACCCAAAGGCTCTTTAGACACACCCATCATTCCTCTCATCAACGCCCTCAACAACCACCTTTCTTACTTCACCACCAGTTCCTGCTCTGGCCGTATCTCTATCCTTTCCCAACCAAAACCCAATCCCAGCTCCAATAATCCTACCAAAAAGAAAGCCCGAGGAGGCACCTGGCTCTTCATCACCCACGACACGGCTGATTCCGACTCGGTCATCTCCATACTCTTCTCTGACTCGACTAAGTTGATTCAAGACAGTGAGTTGGTCTTTCGATTCGAGCCTCTCATCATTGCCGTTGAGTGTAGAGACTTAAGTTCAGCTCAGAGTTTGGTTTCTTTGGCGATTGCTTGTGGGTTCAGAGAGTCTGGGATTACAAGCGTCAGCAAGAGATTGATAGTGGGGATACGGTGCTCGATACGGTTGGAGGTGCCTTTGGGGGATACCCAGAAGATTATGGTGTCTGAAGATTACTTGAAGTTTCTTGTTGGGGTTGCTAATGAGAAAATGGAAGCTAATTGGAAGAGAACTGAAGGGTTTCTTAGAGCATTTCGAAAAAGTCAGGATGGAACATTGGAAAACGCGACTGGTTCAAAGTGTAGTGTGAGTGGTGGTGATTGTAATGAAGGTCAAGATGGTTTGGAGAGAAGTTTTGTAGATGCTCAA AACATCGTTCCTAGCGAAAAAGCAAGTTTTTCTCGTGAATCATTGGTGGAAACTGAAGGAATTCCCGGCTGCAGTTTATCTATTAGTCAGATGGTAATTGCTGGTGAACCTATAGAGAGACTGTTCCTTTGGGGCCATTCTACTTGTACCTTAGAAAGCACAAACAAAGCTGAAGTTCTTATATTTGGTGGCTTTGGGGGCAGTGGAAGTCATGCGAGAAGACATGACTCTTTTCTCCTTGATCCATTGCATGGGACATTGAGAGAAATCAATGTGGCGGGCCGTCCATCACCTCGCCTGGGTCACACTGCTTCTTTAATCGGAGATTGCATGTATGTTATTGGAGGCAGGGCTGATCCTACGAACATTCTGAGCGAGTTATGGATTCTCAATACGTTAAAGAATGAATGGAGGCTACTAGATTGTATTGGCAGCGCTTTTCCTCCAAG GCATCGGCATGCGGCCGCTGCAGTAGGATCAAAGATTTATGTCTTTGGTGGCCTTAATAACGATGCAATCTCTTCATCATTGCATGTTCTTGACACCAATACACTGCAATGTGAAGAACTAATTGCCCACGGTGAACAGCCATGTGCTCGTCATTCTCACTCAATGGTGGCATATGGATCTAAGTTATTCATGTTTGGAGGGTACTATGGAGAGGCTCTTGGGGACTTGTACAGTTTTGATACTCTAACATGTTCATGGGAAGTAGAAAAGGTAGGAGGAAGAAGCCCATATGCTAGGTTCTCCCACTCCATGTTTGTCTACAAGAATTTTATTGGAATAATAGGAGGTTGTCCTGTTACACAACATTGTCAAGAGTTGACATTACTAGATATGCGAAGCCTAGTCTGGAAGCATGTGACCCTCAGTTCAATGGATAAAGCACTGTTTGTGCGTTCCACAGCCAATGTTGTTCGTGATGATCTTATTATGGTTGGTGGTGGAGCAGCTTGTTATGCTTTTGGAACCAAGTTTAGTGAGCCTATGAAAATCAACTTGTTTCCTTTGTTATCTCTAGATGATCATGACAGTTCTCGGAAGCTCGGTGAAAATGAAGTTATTAAGGAAGAGGAAGGTATGATGGAAAATGGGAATGTTCTTTTACAAGCTCCACATGTTGGAACTGGTTCACCTCAACATCCTGAAATGCAAAGCTTAAATGTTGAGACCCAGACAGGACAGATAGATGCTTCGAGTTGGGTtgtaaaacttgaaaaaaaacatGCAAAATTAGGAAAGGACATATTGAAGAAGTTTGGATGGTTAGATCTAGAGAGAAAAGTTTATGCACAAGAGGATGGTTTGTTCATCTCTTTCCCTGTGACCGAGAAGTTTTGTGCTATCTTCTCAGAAGACAGATTTGAAGTTTTGAGTGATCATCATCCATCTAAACCATTTAGAGCTGAAAGTTTACTCTTAAATGACATGTCCTCCTCAGTAGCTCTGGACATTCTTAAGGAATATGGTGCTACTAAGCTTCCAGATGAGCTTGTTCAAAAAAGAAAAGCTTGTAAATCTCCCTTAAAAATAATGACTGAAGCTGTTGCCTCTTTGATTAGGCAAAAGGGGTTATCAGATAAACTTCTGGAGCAGCTACCAAACAG GTGGGAACGGATTGGTGATATTGTTGTGCTACCGATTTCATCCTTCAGGGACCCAATATGGAATTCAATTGGAGAGGAGCTTTGGCCCATTATTGCCAAATCCCTTAATACTTGTCGCCTTGCACGGCAG GGCCGGGTTGCTGCAAATGGTACAAGGGACAGTACTTTGGAGATTCTTGTAGGAGATAATGGCTGGGTTGATCATTGTGAAAATGGGATTCTATATTCTTTTGATGCTACCAAGTGCATGTTCTCTTGGGGCAATCTTTCTGAGAAAATCCGTATGGCCAGTTCAGATTGTACAGATGCAGTCATCGTGGATCTGTTTGCTGGAATTGGATATTTTGTATTGCCCTTCCTTGTTAG GGCGAAAGCAAAGTTAGTCTATGCTTGTGAATGGAATCCTCATGCCATTGAGGCTCTTAAACGTAATCTTGAAGCCAATTCTGTCTCTGATCGTTGTATCATACTTGAAGGGGATAATCAGATTACAGCACCCAAG GGAGTGGCAGATCGAGTTTGTCTTGGTCTTCTTCCATCAAGTGAGGGTAGCTGGCTTACTGCTGTGAGGGCATTAAG GAGTAATGGTGGGATATTGCATGTCCACGGGAATGTGAAGGACACCGAGGTGGAATTGTGGGCTAACCATGTTTCAAAATCGATATCTGAAATTGCAAGATCCGAGG GCCATCGTTGGGAAGTTACAATCGATCATGTGGAGAAAGTGAAATGGTATGCCCCACACATCCGCCATCTTGTTGCTGATGTTAAATGCAGACGGATCTAG